One region of uncultured Methanolobus sp. genomic DNA includes:
- a CDS encoding ATP-binding protein: protein MDTETLKTAVISHNSIPGEEFIERDIFDKVKDSGENPFIIIINGIRRCGKSTLMQQIRRINKENRYYLNFDDERLIGFSIDDFQKVHEIYVELYGLENTFYFDEIQNIDKWETFVRRMHDSKNKVYITGSNASMLSRELGTRLTGRHLSYTLYPFSFREYLRFNNISVSKDDFYLTEPRSIIKKHFNQYLTTGGIPEYLMYGNTDYLKSLYESIIYRDVIARYNLPDEKTLKDLIHYLASNIGREFSFNSLRKMLGLSNATTVKEYLNYFENSFLVFTIPRYSPSLKKQMYSNKKVYFIDNGLANNISFRFSGNRGGMLENIVFLSLKRKDCQIYFHKDKKECDFVIKDGFEIREAIQVTQNIEDSVTRKREIEGLKEAMDEYELKEGLILTEYTEEEIVLQDKRTIIVKPIWKWLLEG, encoded by the coding sequence ATGGATACTGAAACCCTCAAAACGGCAGTTATATCTCATAACTCAATTCCTGGGGAAGAATTCATAGAGAGGGATATTTTCGACAAGGTAAAAGATTCAGGTGAGAATCCTTTTATCATTATAATCAATGGGATACGTCGTTGCGGTAAATCCACTTTGATGCAGCAGATAAGAAGAATCAATAAAGAGAATCGGTATTACCTGAATTTTGACGATGAACGCCTGATAGGGTTCAGTATCGATGATTTTCAGAAAGTTCATGAGATATATGTTGAATTATATGGTTTGGAGAATACTTTTTACTTTGATGAGATCCAGAATATTGACAAATGGGAAACTTTTGTAAGGCGTATGCACGACAGCAAAAATAAGGTCTACATCACAGGATCGAACGCTTCCATGCTGAGTCGGGAACTTGGAACACGACTTACAGGAAGACATCTGTCATACACTCTTTATCCGTTCTCTTTCAGGGAATATCTCAGATTCAACAATATTTCTGTCAGTAAAGATGATTTCTATCTTACAGAGCCGCGTTCAATAATAAAAAAGCATTTCAATCAGTATCTTACAACCGGCGGAATCCCTGAATATCTGATGTATGGAAATACTGATTATCTCAAATCTCTTTATGAAAGCATAATATATCGGGATGTGATCGCCAGATACAATCTGCCTGATGAGAAAACGCTTAAGGATCTGATCCATTATCTCGCATCCAACATAGGACGTGAATTCAGTTTCAATTCTCTCAGGAAGATGCTTGGCCTGTCAAATGCAACTACAGTCAAGGAATATCTTAACTATTTCGAGAACAGTTTCCTAGTTTTTACAATACCGAGGTATTCTCCTTCATTGAAAAAACAGATGTATTCCAACAAAAAAGTTTACTTCATAGATAACGGTCTTGCAAATAACATATCTTTCCGTTTTTCTGGAAACCGTGGAGGCATGCTGGAAAATATCGTATTTCTCTCTTTGAAAAGAAAGGACTGCCAGATCTATTTCCATAAGGATAAAAAAGAGTGTGATTTCGTTATCAAAGATGGATTTGAAATACGTGAGGCAATACAGGTAACTCAGAATATTGAAGATTCTGTAACTCGAAAAAGGGAGATCGAGGGTCTTAAAGAAGCAATGGATGAGTACGAATTGAAAGAAGGTCTGATATTAACAGAATATACTGAAGAAGAAATCGTTCTGCAGGACAAAAGAACAATTATTGTTAAACCTATCTGGAAATGGTTGTTGGAAGGATGA
- a CDS encoding Fic family protein, producing the protein MSDTDTSIIDRTFLERIDSKLERLESMRPLPPAVLRRLNEEMKLMHTYHSNAIEGNTLTLQETKIVLEDGVTIGGKSLREHIEAGNTAKAFDLVAELAKGDAPINHVSVQKLHEVVTGGLVEDAGQYRTRNVRITGALKSPPDWSKVIRLIDEMLEIMSSDKTHPIETASFLHHRFVEIHPFTDGNGRVARLLTNLYLMSRRYPPVTLRKEDRKKYYSALRSADKGNLKPFGQFIARAVDDSLTLYLSASGGADELIPLKELAENTPYSQEYLSLRARQGILDAVKMGRIWYSSQNAVDRYISEHGIMKRDQEK; encoded by the coding sequence ATGTCCGATACCGATACATCAATTATTGACAGAACATTTCTTGAGCGTATTGATAGCAAACTTGAAAGGCTTGAATCAATGCGTCCTCTGCCGCCAGCAGTTCTCAGGCGGTTGAATGAGGAAATGAAACTGATGCATACTTACCATTCTAATGCCATAGAAGGTAATACTCTGACTCTTCAGGAAACGAAGATTGTTTTGGAGGACGGGGTGACCATAGGTGGAAAATCCCTCCGAGAACACATTGAAGCTGGAAACACAGCAAAAGCTTTCGATCTTGTTGCGGAACTGGCAAAAGGTGATGCTCCTATAAATCATGTCAGTGTCCAGAAACTTCATGAAGTGGTAACTGGCGGATTGGTTGAAGATGCGGGTCAATATCGTACCAGAAACGTCAGGATTACAGGAGCCTTAAAAAGTCCGCCTGACTGGTCAAAGGTCATTCGTTTGATAGATGAAATGCTTGAAATAATGAGTTCCGATAAAACTCATCCGATAGAAACAGCTTCATTCCTTCATCATAGATTTGTTGAAATTCATCCATTTACTGACGGTAATGGTAGAGTGGCTCGTTTACTCACAAATCTTTATCTTATGTCCCGGAGGTATCCGCCGGTAACTCTGAGAAAAGAGGATCGGAAAAAATACTATTCTGCTCTTAGGTCTGCGGATAAGGGGAACTTGAAACCATTTGGACAATTCATCGCAAGAGCAGTTGATGATAGCCTTACACTTTATCTATCCGCTTCCGGTGGAGCTGACGAACTTATCCCGCTAAAAGAACTGGCAGAAAATACACCATATTCTCAGGAATATCTCAGTCTGCGGGCAAGACAGGGTATTCTGGACGCAGTGAAAATGGGTAGGATATGGTATTCTTCACAGAATGCAGTTGACAGATACATTTCAGAACACGGAATTATGAAAAGAGATCAGGAGAAGTAA
- the hpt gene encoding hypoxanthine/guanine phosphoribosyltransferase yields the protein MLKILRESLLNAPIVHRGKYHYFIHPISDGVPRLEPGLLEEVTDHILGMVDRDFDKIIAIEAMGIPLATAISMKTKVPFCIIRKRQYGLDGEIKLSQETGYSKGELYINDISEGDRVLIVDDVISTGGTLVALIGALEGVGATVTDTIVVIERGDGVSRLKEMGIDVKTLVRIDVTEKGVSIEDIYE from the coding sequence ATGCTAAAGATACTACGTGAATCCCTGCTGAATGCGCCAATAGTTCACAGGGGCAAATATCACTATTTTATTCATCCGATTTCAGACGGAGTTCCAAGACTTGAACCGGGACTTCTGGAAGAGGTCACAGACCATATTCTTGGAATGGTTGACAGGGATTTTGACAAGATTATTGCAATTGAGGCTATGGGAATTCCTCTTGCAACTGCAATTTCAATGAAGACCAAGGTTCCTTTCTGCATCATAAGAAAGAGACAATACGGCCTTGATGGTGAGATAAAACTATCACAGGAAACCGGTTACTCCAAGGGTGAACTTTACATTAATGATATCTCAGAAGGTGACAGGGTCCTTATTGTGGATGATGTCATCAGCACTGGTGGAACCCTCGTGGCACTGATAGGTGCTTTGGAGGGAGTTGGTGCCACCGTAACAGATACTATTGTGGTTATTGAACGTGGTGACGGTGTTTCCAGGCTCAAGGAAATGGGTATTGATGTGAAAACACTTGTTCGCATTGATGTGACAGAGAAAGGCGTTTCCATTGAGGATATATATGAGTGA
- the dph2 gene encoding diphthamide biosynthesis enzyme Dph2 translates to MSDCEAFDFQIEYIISVISDTGAKVVGLQFPEGFKRRSPGIASRIEDETGVNVFISGNPCFGACDLDVAMLDDVDILFHFGHAHLDDNKLSQKVYFIETRSAVDVKDVVELAASRLEGKRIGLITTVQHVHKLSDAVNVLENHGKKCVICSGDSKIAYPGQVLGCNFSSARNANCDEYLFIGSGQFHPLGVSLAMKKRVLIADPFVNELREADYSRVLRQRSAVIAKSLDAEVFGIVLSSKPGQERMKLAMELKKMAKAHGKNAHILTMDLVTPDQLLQFKVDAFVNTACPRLAIDEVGRFHAPMLTPLEFEIVLGEREWEDLYFDEITGE, encoded by the coding sequence ATGAGTGACTGCGAAGCCTTCGATTTCCAGATAGAGTATATAATTTCTGTAATTAGTGATACTGGTGCAAAAGTAGTGGGATTGCAGTTTCCTGAGGGCTTTAAGAGACGTTCACCGGGAATAGCTTCTCGTATTGAAGATGAAACCGGCGTTAATGTATTCATATCGGGAAACCCATGTTTTGGAGCCTGTGATCTTGACGTTGCAATGCTTGATGATGTTGATATTCTCTTCCACTTCGGGCATGCGCATCTTGACGATAACAAACTTTCGCAGAAAGTATATTTCATAGAGACAAGATCGGCTGTTGATGTGAAAGATGTCGTGGAACTTGCAGCTTCCAGACTGGAAGGCAAACGTATCGGTCTTATCACAACGGTACAGCATGTCCACAAACTTAGTGATGCTGTAAATGTTCTGGAAAATCATGGAAAAAAATGTGTGATCTGTTCCGGTGACAGCAAGATTGCATATCCCGGTCAGGTTCTTGGATGTAATTTCTCTTCTGCCCGCAACGCAAATTGTGATGAGTATCTTTTCATTGGAAGCGGACAATTCCATCCGCTTGGTGTTTCACTTGCCATGAAGAAACGTGTGCTTATTGCTGATCCTTTTGTCAACGAGCTCAGGGAGGCAGATTATTCCAGGGTTTTGAGGCAAAGAAGTGCAGTCATTGCAAAATCCCTTGATGCAGAAGTATTCGGTATTGTTTTATCATCGAAACCGGGACAGGAGCGAATGAAGCTTGCCATGGAGCTTAAAAAGATGGCAAAAGCTCACGGAAAGAATGCACATATTCTCACAATGGACCTTGTTACTCCTGATCAGTTATTGCAGTTCAAGGTTGATGCATTTGTTAACACTGCATGTCCCCGGCTTGCTATTGATGAGGTTGGAAGGTTCCATGCTCCCATGCTCACCCCGCTGGAATTTGAGATCGTGCTCGGCGAAAGGGAATGGGAAGACCTTTACTTTGATGAGATCACAGGTGAATAA
- a CDS encoding METTL5 family protein translates to MKQRKLEIILEQVEGFDSPNVNLEQYATPALLAAEMLHFAFMQGDLEGTVFDLGCGTGMLAIGAKLLGAEKVVGFDIDNKALEVARKNAEKLGVDVEFVHADIFEVDGHADTVVMNPPFGAQAKGNDRPFLLSALKTSDVIYSIHNCGSHDFISKFIGDARITDWYATAFPIKRTFKFHKKEVEMVKVEIYRIVR, encoded by the coding sequence TTGAAGCAGCGCAAGCTTGAGATTATACTGGAGCAGGTTGAGGGTTTTGATTCTCCAAATGTGAATCTGGAGCAATATGCTACTCCTGCATTACTTGCGGCTGAAATGCTTCACTTTGCATTTATGCAGGGTGACCTGGAAGGAACTGTTTTTGATCTTGGATGCGGGACTGGAATGCTTGCCATCGGTGCAAAACTTCTTGGAGCAGAGAAGGTTGTTGGTTTTGATATTGATAACAAGGCTCTGGAAGTTGCCCGGAAAAATGCTGAGAAACTTGGAGTTGATGTTGAGTTTGTCCATGCCGATATTTTTGAGGTGGACGGGCATGCTGATACTGTTGTCATGAACCCGCCGTTCGGTGCTCAGGCCAAAGGCAATGACCGACCGTTTCTTTTAAGTGCGTTGAAAACCAGTGATGTGATATATTCCATTCATAATTGCGGGAGCCATGATTTTATAAGTAAGTTCATAGGTGATGCCAGAATAACAGACTGGTACGCAACGGCATTTCCAATTAAAAGAACATTTAAATTCCATAAAAAAGAAGTAGAAATGGTAAAGGTAGAGATTTATCGAATAGTGCGATAA
- a CDS encoding exosome complex RNA-binding protein Csl4: MDDEDEVITEESVFVMPGDFVGTTEEFKAGEGTYVNVADIHSLNTGYVKVNRKSRTISVVPRTSIPPEIVEGDIIIGNVVNMRDSVALVEIGAIKGKGEREFQTNGAAAIHVSNVKDSYVKNLGYEFSLSDVVKAKVINTQNMRLSTDENSLGVMKAFCSKCHSPMVKDNKKLKCPQCGRTETRKISVDYGTGIV; encoded by the coding sequence ATGGATGATGAAGATGAAGTAATTACAGAGGAATCTGTTTTTGTAATGCCTGGTGATTTTGTAGGAACTACTGAAGAGTTCAAAGCAGGTGAAGGAACTTATGTCAATGTTGCAGATATTCATTCACTTAATACCGGATATGTTAAGGTAAACAGGAAGTCAAGGACAATTTCCGTTGTACCCAGAACCAGCATACCACCTGAGATTGTTGAAGGCGACATTATTATTGGAAACGTTGTCAACATGCGCGACTCAGTTGCTCTTGTTGAGATTGGAGCTATAAAGGGCAAAGGAGAACGTGAGTTCCAGACAAATGGTGCTGCGGCAATCCATGTTTCCAATGTAAAGGATTCCTATGTCAAGAACCTTGGCTATGAGTTCTCTCTTTCTGATGTTGTTAAGGCCAAGGTCATCAACACCCAGAACATGCGTCTGAGTACCGATGAAAACTCTCTTGGAGTAATGAAGGCATTTTGTTCAAAATGTCACAGCCCAATGGTAAAGGACAACAAGAAACTGAAATGTCCGCAATGTGGTCGCACAGAAACAAGAAAGATTTCCGTGGACTATGGGACCGGAATCGTTTAA
- a CDS encoding DNA-directed RNA polymerase subunit L, which yields MELKIIDKTEDEMHLEIIGENHTLLNMLKSALLDDKRVQIATYDMKHVSISDPILFVKTDGADPIEVVKDAAKNIVIDCDEFLNVFKTAIDI from the coding sequence ATGGAATTGAAGATCATTGATAAAACAGAAGACGAGATGCATCTTGAGATAATTGGTGAGAACCATACTCTTCTTAACATGCTCAAGTCCGCTCTGCTCGATGACAAGAGAGTTCAGATAGCAACATACGACATGAAACACGTATCAATTAGTGATCCTATCCTTTTTGTAAAAACGGATGGTGCAGATCCTATTGAGGTCGTAAAGGATGCTGCTAAAAATATCGTAATTGATTGCGATGAGTTCCTTAACGTTTTTAAAACAGCTATTGATATTTAA
- the pscS gene encoding O-phospho-L-seryl-tRNA:Cys-tRNA synthase, whose amino-acid sequence MELDDSILNKFGFIARGPKDAINIDPLQTGGKLTEDARKALLEWGDGYSVCDFCGGILDLIKKPPVEEFVHNALPAFLDTDAVRITHGARESKFAVMHSIAQEGDYIVLDELAHYSSYVAAERARLKIKTVPYSGSPEYKTSVEKYADAIEEVIKETGKAPALAQITYPDGSYGNLADVKRISDICHSYDVPLMLNGAYSVGRMQIHAKKMGVDFVVGSGHKSMASSGPIGVLGVTEEYADIVFRKSTKNKVKEVELLGCTARGATVMTMIASFPEVVRRTQNWDNEVADARWFSAKLEDMGLIQMGDKPHNHDLMFFEAPVFYEISQTAKKGRYFLYKELKQRNIHGIKSGLTKYFKLSTFQVGRENLSYIADSFQEIIDKYQK is encoded by the coding sequence ATGGAACTTGATGATTCTATTCTTAATAAATTCGGATTTATCGCACGTGGTCCAAAGGATGCGATAAATATTGACCCGCTGCAGACAGGCGGCAAACTCACAGAAGATGCCCGCAAGGCATTGCTTGAATGGGGAGACGGATACTCGGTCTGTGATTTCTGTGGTGGTATTCTTGACCTTATCAAAAAGCCTCCGGTCGAGGAGTTTGTTCACAACGCATTGCCTGCATTCCTTGATACTGATGCTGTAAGAATTACACATGGTGCAAGAGAATCCAAATTTGCAGTTATGCATTCTATTGCACAGGAAGGCGACTATATTGTTCTGGATGAGCTTGCTCATTACTCATCTTATGTTGCAGCAGAACGTGCAAGATTAAAGATAAAAACAGTTCCATACAGTGGCAGTCCGGAATATAAAACCAGTGTTGAGAAATACGCAGATGCTATAGAGGAAGTTATTAAGGAAACAGGTAAAGCTCCGGCTCTGGCTCAGATAACTTATCCTGATGGCAGTTATGGCAACCTTGCAGATGTTAAGAGAATATCCGACATCTGCCACAGTTACGATGTTCCTTTGATGCTCAACGGTGCATATTCAGTGGGCAGGATGCAAATCCACGCAAAAAAGATGGGTGTGGATTTTGTAGTTGGCAGCGGTCACAAGTCCATGGCTTCATCAGGCCCCATCGGTGTGCTTGGTGTGACAGAGGAATATGCGGACATAGTTTTCAGAAAATCCACTAAGAATAAGGTAAAAGAGGTTGAGCTTCTCGGGTGTACTGCAAGAGGGGCAACTGTGATGACAATGATCGCATCATTCCCGGAAGTTGTACGCAGAACGCAGAACTGGGACAATGAAGTTGCTGATGCCCGCTGGTTCTCAGCCAAACTTGAGGACATGGGCCTGATCCAGATGGGTGACAAACCTCACAACCATGACCTTATGTTCTTCGAGGCTCCTGTTTTCTATGAGATCTCACAGACTGCAAAGAAGGGGAGGTATTTCCTGTACAAGGAGTTGAAGCAGCGTAATATCCATGGTATTAAGTCCGGACTTACAAAGTATTTCAAACTCAGTACTTTCCAGGTTGGCAGGGAGAATCTATCTTATATTGCTGATTCCTTCCAGGAGATTATTGACAAGTACCAGAAATGA
- a CDS encoding mechanosensitive ion channel domain-containing protein: MTKKTPRSGLIYVKSKLMHRSLNTFFLFFALMVIIAQGIVTADEKQIFDVPEVVTGTLGALVIIFVSYAITTLFTKLTVNRFLNYFEEMGEIEERILMGKMYVWFVYLLATMVVFSQLGININNIAIFLGLITTGFAFAIRDVILSYFIWFILLTKKPFKIGDHIRVGDDDYLEGQVKHIGLFYVVVTPTPETYDDYFKIPNKVFLEQPIKNHGKGEFRNEFDMYFGMDEVPDDLPAKIEVLKEKVCNTLNVSVSFFLGSDSNGVRITVYYKSTFERREQVRHQIISLMLDELMPSDN, encoded by the coding sequence ATGACAAAAAAGACACCACGTAGTGGCTTGATATATGTGAAGTCAAAACTGATGCACAGGTCACTGAATACTTTCTTCCTGTTCTTCGCTTTGATGGTAATAATTGCCCAGGGCATAGTCACTGCTGATGAGAAACAGATATTTGATGTCCCTGAAGTGGTGACAGGTACTCTGGGTGCTCTTGTAATCATTTTTGTGTCCTATGCCATTACAACTCTTTTCACGAAGCTGACTGTGAACCGTTTCCTCAATTACTTCGAGGAGATGGGGGAAATAGAGGAACGTATACTCATGGGTAAGATGTATGTCTGGTTCGTATATCTCCTTGCTACAATGGTGGTTTTCTCACAGCTGGGTATTAACATTAACAATATTGCCATTTTCCTTGGTCTGATAACCACTGGTTTTGCCTTTGCTATCAGGGATGTCATCTTATCTTATTTCATCTGGTTCATACTACTTACCAAGAAGCCTTTCAAGATAGGGGATCACATCAGGGTGGGTGATGATGATTACCTAGAGGGCCAGGTTAAGCATATAGGTCTTTTCTATGTGGTCGTTACTCCCACGCCGGAGACCTACGATGATTACTTCAAGATTCCTAACAAAGTCTTTCTGGAGCAGCCTATTAAGAACCATGGAAAGGGCGAGTTTAGAAATGAGTTCGATATGTATTTTGGCATGGATGAGGTTCCTGATGACCTTCCTGCAAAGATTGAGGTCCTGAAGGAGAAGGTCTGTAACACACTCAATGTCAGTGTAAGCTTTTTCCTTGGTTCTGACAGCAATGGTGTCAGGATCACTGTCTACTACAAATCTACTTTTGAGCGTCGGGAGCAGGTCAGGCATCAGATCATAAGTCTGATGCTTGATGAACTGATGCCATCTGATAATTGA
- a CDS encoding aspartate aminotransferase family protein, with translation MSSKDTIEIENKYFAPFFVKQKISIEKGEGVYVWDEEGRRYLDFTAGWGVTCIGHANPVITDALSDQGSKIIQNPNSGLTYSPARARLLSLLAEVLPPHLTRIFFTNSGAETNDAAIKLARKVTGRPEIVSTYQSFHGRTISTASATGQAKNRDRYNPLMPNYRFIPYNDLNAMTDTLDESVAAVIIEPIQGEGGIRIPSEEYLKGVSDLCKKNGSLLIMDEVQTGFFRTGPAFVTGAYNVKADFVTMAKGIAGGFPFGAFAMSEEVAEKIEIGDHGGTYCGNPLGCAVSYAVIKYLLDNNISENVGIMGRLALSRMKEWQNAYGDAVSGVRGKGLLIMIDFKDQDICTKIKDECQSRGLLVTQTQGIGIRIFPALNITEDEIQEGLQIMEDAISSVVKSGL, from the coding sequence ATGTCTAGCAAGGACACAATTGAAATAGAAAACAAGTATTTTGCACCATTCTTCGTGAAACAGAAGATCTCTATCGAAAAAGGAGAGGGAGTTTATGTATGGGACGAAGAGGGAAGAAGATACCTTGACTTCACAGCCGGCTGGGGTGTGACATGCATTGGTCATGCAAACCCGGTAATCACTGATGCTCTGTCAGATCAGGGAAGTAAGATCATCCAGAACCCAAATTCGGGACTTACATATTCACCGGCACGTGCACGCCTGCTGTCTCTTCTGGCAGAAGTTCTTCCACCTCACCTGACAAGGATTTTTTTCACAAACAGCGGAGCTGAGACAAACGATGCTGCCATCAAGCTGGCCAGGAAGGTGACAGGAAGGCCAGAGATAGTTTCAACTTACCAGAGTTTCCATGGACGGACTATCAGTACTGCATCAGCAACTGGCCAGGCCAAGAACAGGGACAGGTATAACCCTCTTATGCCCAATTATCGCTTTATTCCATACAATGACCTGAATGCAATGACAGATACGCTGGATGAGAGTGTTGCAGCGGTTATTATTGAACCGATTCAGGGTGAGGGCGGGATCCGCATACCTTCCGAAGAGTATCTGAAAGGTGTCAGTGATCTCTGTAAGAAGAACGGAAGCCTGCTCATTATGGATGAGGTCCAGACCGGTTTTTTCAGGACAGGACCTGCTTTTGTTACAGGTGCGTATAATGTTAAGGCTGATTTCGTGACAATGGCAAAGGGAATTGCAGGCGGCTTCCCGTTCGGTGCATTTGCAATGTCAGAAGAGGTTGCGGAGAAAATTGAGATTGGTGACCATGGCGGTACTTACTGTGGTAATCCCCTTGGTTGTGCTGTTTCCTATGCAGTGATCAAATATCTTCTTGACAACAATATCTCTGAAAATGTGGGGATAATGGGTCGATTAGCCTTAAGCCGGATGAAAGAATGGCAGAATGCATATGGAGATGCAGTTTCCGGTGTGCGTGGGAAAGGCCTTCTTATAATGATCGATTTTAAGGATCAGGATATCTGTACAAAAATCAAAGATGAATGCCAGTCCAGGGGTCTGCTTGTTACCCAGACACAGGGTATTGGAATAAGGATATTCCCTGCTTTGAACATTACTGAAGATGAAATTCAAGAAGGCTTGCAAATAATGGAAGATGCAATTTCAAGTGTTGTGAAGAGTGGCCTTTGA
- a CDS encoding alpha/beta hydrolase yields MIKRNLLIDNIPAVLWGEDSQKLFVAVHGNMSHKTDTPISILAEEAVPLGYQVLSFDLPQHGDRKDKSTLCKVQNCVSDLCKIMEYAQTKADDISLFACSMGAYFSLLAFKELPLQQCLFLSPVVNMERIIDNMMTWFNISEEQLKKEQEIPTPVGQTLYWDYYCYVKENSILHWDSSTAILYGKEDNVCEFGIVSSFAKEFNCNLAVMENGEHYFHTPDQLSFYRQWLAEHLCKL; encoded by the coding sequence ATGATAAAACGTAATTTGCTAATAGATAACATCCCGGCTGTACTGTGGGGAGAGGACAGCCAAAAACTGTTTGTGGCGGTTCATGGAAACATGTCGCACAAAACGGACACACCCATTTCCATTCTTGCCGAAGAAGCAGTTCCTCTGGGGTATCAGGTCCTTAGTTTTGACCTGCCACAGCACGGAGACAGAAAAGATAAATCTACGCTTTGTAAAGTTCAGAACTGTGTCAGTGATCTTTGCAAGATCATGGAATATGCACAAACAAAAGCCGATGACATCAGCTTATTTGCCTGCAGCATGGGAGCATATTTCAGCCTGCTTGCCTTTAAAGAACTTCCCTTACAGCAATGTTTGTTCCTTTCTCCTGTTGTTAACATGGAGCGCATCATTGACAATATGATGACATGGTTCAACATAAGCGAAGAACAATTGAAGAAGGAACAGGAAATCCCCACACCTGTTGGACAGACATTGTACTGGGATTACTATTGCTATGTTAAAGAAAATTCGATTCTTCACTGGGATAGTTCTACTGCCATCCTTTATGGAAAAGAGGATAACGTTTGCGAATTTGGTATTGTGAGTTCTTTTGCAAAGGAATTCAATTGTAATCTGGCAGTAATGGAAAACGGAGAACATTACTTCCACACACCAGACCAGCTCAGCTTTTACAGACAATGGTTAGCAGAACATCTTTGCAAGTTGTGA
- a CDS encoding succinylglutamate desuccinylase/aspartoacylase family protein — protein sequence MQEAISIAGTVIQPGTRKSVELPIPDFYTHASASMPVHVIHGNKPGPCLLVCAAIHGDEINGVEIIRRLLKHKTVNNLKGTLIAIPIVNVFGFVSQSRYLPDRRDLNRSFPGSKKGSMASRLANILMEEIVEKCTHIIDLHTGAVARDNLPQIRAYLKDNKETEDLARAFGVPVVIHTELRDGSLREAARDRNIPVLLYEAGEALRFDEVAIRAGVRGILGVMSHLDMRPKARKKKSYSTVISSDTQWIRAPESGILRSIVPLGTSVKEGDLLAYINDPLGEIETKVTSSVFGIVIGKTNLPLAHEGDAIFHIAKYTEMEEISNSIETYNDELDSLKD from the coding sequence ATGCAGGAAGCAATATCAATTGCCGGCACTGTCATCCAGCCGGGGACCAGAAAGTCTGTAGAACTACCCATTCCTGATTTTTATACTCATGCATCGGCATCCATGCCAGTACATGTCATACATGGAAATAAACCGGGACCATGCCTGCTGGTTTGTGCTGCAATTCACGGAGATGAAATAAACGGCGTTGAGATCATTCGCCGTTTGCTCAAACATAAAACAGTGAATAACCTGAAAGGTACTCTTATTGCCATACCCATTGTGAACGTGTTCGGTTTTGTATCACAATCCCGTTACCTTCCGGACAGAAGAGACCTCAACAGGTCATTTCCCGGCTCAAAAAAAGGATCGATGGCATCACGTCTTGCCAACATCCTTATGGAAGAGATTGTAGAGAAATGCACACATATTATAGATTTACACACCGGAGCTGTTGCCAGAGACAATCTGCCCCAGATACGCGCATACCTTAAAGATAACAAGGAAACAGAAGATCTGGCACGCGCATTTGGTGTACCTGTTGTGATTCACACAGAGCTTCGGGACGGGTCTCTTCGTGAAGCTGCCAGAGACCGCAACATACCGGTACTGCTCTACGAAGCCGGAGAAGCTCTTCGCTTTGATGAAGTTGCCATAAGAGCAGGCGTTCGTGGAATACTTGGAGTAATGTCCCACTTAGATATGAGACCAAAGGCCAGGAAGAAGAAAAGTTATAGCACGGTAATTTCCTCTGACACCCAATGGATAAGAGCACCTGAAAGCGGCATACTCCGTTCTATCGTCCCCCTTGGAACCTCGGTAAAGGAAGGGGACCTGCTGGCATATATCAATGACCCGCTTGGCGAGATCGAAACAAAGGTCACAAGTTCAGTTTTCGGTATCGTTATCGGAAAAACTAACCTGCCACTTGCTCATGAAGGAGATGCTATATTCCACATCGCCAAATATACCGAGATGGAAGAGATATCCAATTCCATCGAAACTTACAATGACGAACTGGATTCTCTTAAAGATTGA